Proteins encoded together in one Columba livia isolate bColLiv1 breed racing homer chromosome 3, bColLiv1.pat.W.v2, whole genome shotgun sequence window:
- the LOC102092476 gene encoding glutathione S-transferase — protein sequence MAAKPKLHYPNGRGRMESIRWLLAAAGVEFDECFLETKDHLMKLKKDGFLLFQQVPMVEIDGMKMVQTRAILNYIAAKYNLYGKDLKERALIDMYVEGLFDLNELIMHHCFQPADKKEQHLATIEDKATNRYFPVFEKVLKDHGQDFLVGNQFSRADVQLLETILMAEECKPDILAQFPLLQSFKARISNIPTIKKFLQPGSQRKPPLKEEDLPKIMKIFH from the exons ATGGCTGCGAAACCCAAGCTGCATTATCCCAATGGACGAGGCCGAATGGAATCAATACGGTGGTTATTGGCAGCAGCCGGGGTTGAg TTTGATGAATGTTTTCTGGAAACAAAGGATCATCTAATGAAGTTAAAGAAGG ATGGATTCCTGCTGTTTCAGCAAGTGCCCATGGTGGAGATCGATGGGATGAAGATGGTGCAGACCAGAGCCATCCTCAACTACATAGCAGCAAAGTACAACCTCTACGGGAAGGACCTGAAGGAGAGAGCCCT AATTGATATGTACGTGGAAGGATTATTTGATCTGAATGAGTTAATCATGCACCATTGCTTCCAACCAGCGGATAAAAAGGAGCAACATTTGGCTACTATTGAGGACAAGGCCACAAACAGATACTTCCCAGTCTTTGAGAAG GTTTTGAAAGACCATGGACAAGACTTTCTTGTTGGCAACCAATTTAGCAGGGCAGATGTGCAACTACTTGAAACGATTTTAATGGCAGAAGAATGCAAGCCTGATATCCTTGCCCAGTTTCCTCTCTTGCAG agTTTTAAAGCAAGAATAAGCAATATCCCCACAATAAAGAAATTCCTGCAGCCTGGCAGCCAGAGGAAACCACCACTGAAAGAAGAAGATTTACCAAAAATCATGAAAATTTTCCACTGA